One region of Mucilaginibacter gotjawali genomic DNA includes:
- a CDS encoding BamA/TamA family outer membrane protein, protein MHFIPANKKSPVFKLLLLLILFCTPWLAYSQVTVPADSLKSDSPGNKGQKIQPAIYNFNRQYDFGDLLRNVLHPQKKADSLRKSSGITIVPNVAANPTIGAQLGIKAVAGRKLGSDPNTLMSIAATSASITTKGIIYFYVNHNIFTPGNKWNIQGNLVVSKTVTPDEGFGIGNARAGGTAAQQVLADPSHKTYAIHSLYFNFREKVYKEVAKHLFLGAGASFEVRRSIKVADTVNNGTPLSVYDNKYGFPKDHYAADGFLFNLEYITRDNPNRAYKGIYFDAGIRMNQTWIGSTKNSMQLTTDFRKYFSLSAASPETVLAFWNWGSYLLNGAIPYLELPGTSRDGTFRSGRGYTGQYFKGTEYNDTEAEFRFPILANKFISGVAFANLQSGNDEQGTRLFQVFQPGYGAGLRLLFNKTTRTNLALDYAFGKFGNRGFFLNLNETF, encoded by the coding sequence GTGCACTTTATCCCAGCTAATAAAAAATCCCCGGTATTCAAATTACTGCTATTATTGATACTGTTTTGCACGCCATGGCTGGCATACAGCCAGGTAACCGTGCCGGCGGATTCCCTTAAATCTGATTCACCAGGCAATAAAGGCCAAAAGATTCAGCCTGCTATTTACAATTTCAACAGGCAATATGATTTTGGCGATTTGCTGCGCAATGTGTTACACCCCCAAAAAAAGGCCGATTCGCTGCGAAAAAGTTCGGGCATCACCATTGTGCCCAACGTCGCCGCCAACCCGACTATAGGCGCCCAGTTGGGCATCAAAGCGGTGGCGGGCCGCAAATTAGGTAGCGATCCAAATACCCTCATGTCCATAGCAGCAACATCGGCCTCTATCACCACAAAGGGCATCATTTATTTTTATGTTAACCATAATATTTTTACACCCGGCAATAAATGGAATATCCAGGGCAACCTCGTCGTTTCAAAAACAGTTACACCCGACGAAGGCTTCGGAATAGGGAACGCGCGCGCCGGGGGAACCGCCGCTCAACAGGTACTGGCCGACCCATCGCATAAGACTTACGCCATCCATTCGCTGTATTTCAATTTCAGGGAAAAGGTTTATAAAGAAGTGGCCAAACACCTGTTCCTCGGCGCCGGGGCGTCATTCGAGGTGAGGCGCAGCATTAAGGTGGCCGATACGGTTAACAACGGCACGCCGTTAAGCGTTTATGACAATAAATACGGCTTCCCGAAAGACCATTACGCTGCCGATGGTTTCCTGTTCAACCTGGAGTACATTACGCGCGATAACCCCAACCGCGCTTATAAAGGCATTTATTTTGATGCCGGCATCAGGATGAACCAAACCTGGATAGGCAGCACTAAAAACTCCATGCAGCTGACCACCGACTTTCGCAAATATTTCAGTTTATCGGCCGCCAGTCCTGAAACAGTGCTGGCCTTTTGGAACTGGGGCTCCTACCTGCTTAACGGCGCCATCCCTTACCTCGAGCTGCCCGGCACCAGCCGCGATGGTACTTTCCGAAGCGGCCGTGGCTATACAGGCCAGTATTTTAAAGGCACAGAATATAACGATACCGAAGCCGAATTTCGCTTTCCTATCCTGGCAAATAAATTTATCAGCGGCGTAGCATTTGCCAATTTGCAATCCGGTAACGATGAGCAGGGCACCCGGCTCTTCCAGGTATTTCAGCCAGGCTATGGCGCCGGCTTAAGGCTGTTGTTTAACAAAACTACCCGTACCAACCTTGCTTTGGATTATGCGTTCGGCAAATTTGGCAACAGGGGATTCTTTTTAAATTTGAATGAAACGTTTTAG
- a CDS encoding endo-1,3-alpha-glucanase family glycosylhydrolase — MKYAIKITLLVSLLMITISAQCQTRKVFAHYMLNIGTRDNSSVEGFKQDVKEAIAGGVDGFAVNLAGWPPRYQQNMKNLVQAINEIDADFVFFFSFDKVVHMPDSVIIKVIKQYCNNKNYFRYNGRFFLSAWDPQGSAEDWKFNVLLPLKKAGYDIYFVPYFAPNRKEMPTYDEDLSSVDRWKNTINGYFRFGPAGSPSYGSSSTSILKSGEEISKACHQNGLTYMAQVSPLVFQSKKIPNGRPPRYYDYPGGEGIIAQWKSIIDVQRPEWVELVTWNDWDESTYFSPMLNIEKYSIHVRHQENGFYKSHAGYAALNKYYIDWYKSGRQPAIQNDRIFYFYRTHPNNAVAPNDSIGKSLVKNGDIKDNLYVTVMLTTPADLVIETGGTEKVFHVKQGISNIEFPFKPGAQRFKLTRNGTVIMQGSGEDIVTHINTYDMNYNSGVIQ; from the coding sequence ATGAAATACGCCATAAAAATAACTTTACTGGTTTCACTCCTGATGATAACCATAAGTGCACAATGTCAAACCAGGAAAGTGTTTGCACATTATATGCTGAACATCGGCACCAGGGATAATAGTTCAGTTGAGGGGTTTAAACAGGACGTAAAAGAGGCGATTGCTGGCGGCGTTGATGGATTTGCTGTGAATTTAGCAGGCTGGCCGCCACGATACCAGCAAAACATGAAGAACCTTGTTCAGGCCATAAATGAAATTGATGCTGATTTTGTATTTTTCTTTTCGTTTGATAAAGTGGTACACATGCCGGATTCCGTTATTATTAAAGTTATAAAGCAATATTGTAATAATAAAAATTATTTCAGGTATAACGGCCGGTTTTTCCTGTCAGCCTGGGATCCGCAGGGATCAGCAGAAGATTGGAAATTTAATGTTTTATTGCCGCTTAAAAAAGCAGGTTATGATATTTATTTTGTTCCTTATTTTGCTCCTAACAGGAAAGAAATGCCAACTTATGATGAAGATTTGAGCAGCGTTGATCGTTGGAAAAATACGATCAATGGCTATTTTCGTTTCGGGCCCGCCGGTTCTCCTTCCTATGGCAGTTCCAGTACTTCGATTTTGAAAAGCGGTGAAGAGATCTCAAAGGCATGTCACCAAAACGGGTTAACCTATATGGCGCAAGTTAGTCCCCTTGTATTTCAATCAAAAAAAATTCCAAACGGTCGGCCGCCAAGATATTATGACTATCCGGGAGGCGAGGGCATAATTGCACAGTGGAAATCGATTATTGATGTTCAAAGGCCCGAATGGGTTGAACTGGTAACCTGGAATGATTGGGATGAAAGTACTTATTTTAGTCCGATGCTCAATATTGAAAAATACTCAATACATGTAAGGCACCAGGAAAATGGATTTTATAAATCACACGCAGGTTATGCAGCGCTTAATAAATATTACATAGATTGGTATAAATCAGGTAGGCAGCCCGCCATTCAAAATGACAGGATATTTTATTTTTACAGAACCCACCCCAACAATGCAGTTGCGCCTAACGATTCAATAGGTAAAAGTTTGGTAAAGAATGGTGATATTAAAGATAATTTGTATGTCACAGTTATGCTTACCACACCTGCTGATTTGGTGATCGAAACAGGTGGTACAGAAAAAGTTTTTCATGTTAAACAAGGAATTTCAAATATCGAGTTTCCTTTTAAACCCGGAGCGCAGCGATTTAAATTGACACGCAATGGGACGGTAATAATGCAGGGAAGCGGAGAAGATATCGTTACTCATATCAACACCTATGATATGAATTACAATTCCGGGGTTATTCAATAG
- a CDS encoding lipase maturation factor family protein: MEIANKTDATPASLFAGQDARPSYWLTRFVILRLLGLVYVLAFLVAVNQIVPLVGQNGLLPAGIYIKYLGIAYGSAGAGFVRLPTIFWFWHSDTALLTVAWLGLVLSLVVLAGYANAPLLTLLWFLYMSIVHAGQDWYSYGWEIQLTETGFLAIFLCPLLDMRPFPKRPPPFPVIVLFRWLVFRIMLGAGLIKYRGDKVWRDGTALYYYFQTQPIPGPLSRWFHFLPRALLKAGVWFNWLAELMAPWFVWWPRPGRHIAGVVIVLFQLTLIISGNLSFLNWLTIIPALACFDDGFWAKLLPRILVRKAAAAAETAEESSPMLTTSWIVAGIVALLSIQPVLNMLSPGQVMNSSFDPLDLVNTYGAFGSVGQERYNVVFEGTTDDTTGGKAQWKPYVYKYLPTLPDKAPPQIAPYQPHLDWQMWFAAMGTAGQYPWTYNLVYKLLHNDPGAVSLFAGNPFPNRPPRFIRAVLYRYQFAKPGSPKGIYWTMERLGDWIPVVSKDDSRLLKFLRSEEWVK; this comes from the coding sequence ATGGAAATCGCAAATAAAACGGATGCTACCCCTGCCAGCCTGTTTGCCGGCCAGGATGCCCGGCCATCGTACTGGCTTACGCGTTTTGTGATCCTACGTTTGCTGGGTTTGGTGTATGTACTCGCTTTCCTGGTTGCGGTTAATCAGATTGTCCCTCTGGTTGGCCAAAATGGCTTGCTTCCTGCAGGTATTTACATCAAGTACCTTGGCATTGCCTATGGCTCAGCCGGTGCGGGTTTTGTGCGGTTGCCTACGATTTTTTGGTTCTGGCATTCGGATACGGCGCTGCTAACCGTAGCCTGGTTGGGCCTGGTGCTTAGTTTGGTGGTGTTGGCAGGCTATGCCAATGCCCCGCTGCTTACGTTGCTGTGGTTTTTGTATATGTCTATCGTACATGCCGGGCAAGACTGGTATAGCTATGGCTGGGAGATCCAGCTTACTGAAACCGGCTTCCTGGCTATTTTTTTATGCCCGTTGCTTGACATGCGGCCCTTCCCCAAACGCCCGCCACCGTTCCCCGTTATTGTTTTATTCCGCTGGTTGGTTTTTCGTATCATGCTGGGTGCCGGGCTCATCAAATACCGGGGTGACAAGGTCTGGCGCGACGGCACGGCTCTTTATTATTACTTCCAGACACAGCCCATCCCCGGCCCCTTAAGCCGCTGGTTCCATTTTTTACCGCGTGCGCTGCTCAAGGCAGGCGTTTGGTTTAACTGGCTTGCCGAACTTATGGCGCCGTGGTTTGTTTGGTGGCCCAGGCCGGGCCGGCATATCGCCGGGGTGGTTATCGTCTTATTTCAGCTAACGCTCATCATCAGCGGCAACCTCTCGTTTTTAAACTGGCTTACCATTATCCCGGCGCTGGCTTGTTTTGATGATGGTTTCTGGGCAAAACTGTTGCCCCGGATACTGGTCCGAAAGGCAGCTGCCGCAGCTGAAACCGCTGAAGAATCGAGCCCCATGCTTACCACGTCGTGGATCGTCGCAGGGATTGTCGCGTTGCTCAGCATCCAGCCGGTGTTAAATATGCTGTCGCCGGGCCAAGTGATGAACAGCTCTTTCGACCCGCTCGACCTGGTAAATACCTACGGCGCCTTCGGCTCGGTAGGGCAGGAGCGCTACAACGTAGTTTTTGAAGGCACTACAGATGATACCACAGGCGGCAAAGCCCAATGGAAACCTTACGTTTATAAATACCTGCCCACGCTGCCGGACAAGGCGCCGCCGCAAATAGCGCCTTACCAGCCGCACCTCGACTGGCAGATGTGGTTTGCCGCCATGGGCACGGCCGGGCAGTACCCCTGGACCTATAACCTGGTATATAAACTCCTGCACAACGACCCAGGTGCGGTAAGCCTGTTTGCCGGCAATCCGTTCCCCAACCGGCCGCCCCGGTTTATCCGGGCAGTATTATACCGCTATCAATTTGCAAAACCCGGCAGTCCGAAAGGAATATATTGGACAATGGAAAGGCTTGGGGATTGGATCCCGGTAGTATCTAAGGATGATTCGCGCTTGCTGAAGTTTTTGCGGAGTGAGGAGTGGGTGAAATGA
- a CDS encoding SGNH/GDSL hydrolase family protein, with amino-acid sequence MKFLKQHYYIIAGLLLITACKPDIKTPKPTNGAADFSRYISIGNSLTAGYADGGLYLAGQMNSYPSIVAKQMQTVGGGVFNQPLFNSDQANGSGYLQLAGFSAAGSPNLTPVTSNLAVRGQIAVPGFGNVTLYTKYTGDIENYGVPGIKLLQITYAPYGNLNGFYERLLPQDAPNNTMPYLAFITAKPFTFFSNWLGNNDALAYATSGGAGDVLTDPNTFAALDNLLIGTLTAKGAKGVVATVPDVTSIPYFNTVTVGAIVAGVQQANPSVKGIYINALVSGTTYAPRLATASDLIVLTFPTSKIGTPVTTPFGPLPYGLTPYTPVDNQYVLDENEVALTRNHVIAFNSTIKSVAAAHGLAVFDAYTFLNNVKQYGLVVDGVGFNSGYISGGIFSLDGVHLTPRGYAIVANQFIDAINAKYGSNIPETNVAAYPGVKFP; translated from the coding sequence ATGAAATTTTTAAAACAACACTACTATATAATCGCAGGCTTATTATTAATAACCGCCTGCAAGCCCGATATCAAAACCCCGAAGCCAACAAACGGGGCGGCTGATTTTTCGAGGTATATCTCTATTGGTAATTCACTTACGGCAGGTTATGCTGATGGCGGCCTTTATTTGGCCGGACAGATGAATTCATATCCTTCAATCGTAGCCAAACAAATGCAAACTGTTGGCGGCGGCGTATTTAACCAGCCATTGTTCAACAGCGACCAGGCCAATGGCTCCGGTTACCTGCAATTAGCAGGGTTCAGCGCTGCTGGATCTCCTAATCTGACTCCTGTTACGTCGAACCTCGCTGTTAGGGGGCAGATCGCTGTTCCCGGATTTGGAAATGTAACTTTATATACCAAATACACCGGCGACATTGAAAACTACGGCGTACCCGGTATTAAATTACTGCAGATCACCTATGCTCCCTATGGCAACCTGAATGGTTTTTATGAAAGGCTACTGCCCCAGGATGCACCTAATAATACCATGCCTTACCTCGCATTTATTACCGCCAAGCCGTTTACCTTCTTTTCAAACTGGTTAGGTAATAATGATGCACTTGCTTATGCAACTTCTGGCGGCGCAGGCGATGTATTAACAGACCCAAATACTTTTGCAGCCCTTGATAATTTGCTTATCGGAACTTTAACAGCCAAGGGCGCTAAAGGCGTTGTGGCTACCGTTCCGGATGTTACTTCCATCCCTTATTTTAACACGGTTACGGTTGGCGCTATTGTTGCAGGCGTGCAACAGGCAAATCCGTCAGTAAAAGGTATTTATATCAACGCTTTGGTTTCCGGCACAACTTATGCGCCAAGGCTTGCTACAGCAAGCGACCTGATCGTTCTCACCTTTCCAACAAGTAAGATCGGTACCCCTGTAACTACGCCCTTCGGGCCGCTGCCTTACGGTTTAACGCCTTATACACCGGTTGATAACCAATATGTACTGGATGAAAATGAAGTTGCCTTAACACGCAATCATGTTATTGCCTTTAACAGCACCATTAAATCTGTGGCTGCGGCACATGGCCTTGCTGTATTTGATGCGTATACATTCCTTAATAATGTTAAACAGTACGGGCTGGTTGTTGATGGCGTAGGCTTTAACTCAGGCTATATCAGCGGCGGTATTTTCTCGTTAGACGGTGTGCATCTTACCCCGCGCGGGTATGCCATTGTCGCCAACCAGTTTATTGACGCGATCAACGCTAAATACGGTTCAAATATCCCCGAAACCAACGTTGCCGCTTACCCTGGCGTTAAGTTCCCGTAG